One segment of Pseudoalteromonas rubra DNA contains the following:
- a CDS encoding zinc-dependent metalloprotease has product MRKTRFAPHMLSALLLAMIPQAHAAIKSIDEFTDKLNHFPGFYAFYSDPASGKIYLDVDKLSQPFLLQHSLPYGVGSNDIGLDRGQLGSTYLVQFERFGDKVMLRALNTYFRASADNSAEQQSVKEAFASSILNGFKVVAEDDDSVLIDYTPYLLSDVHGVSRTLAARKQGSYSLDASRSATYMPRSKAFMKNTELEAVLTFKGSKPGEYVKQATANPYAVTIHQHHSLIELPDENYQPRAFHPQSGYWSIEHKDYSAPLSESMYVRYIPRHRLNKKDPTAKVSEPVEPIVYYLDPGVPEPVKTALLDGARWWDQAFEAAGYKNAFQVKVLPENADPMDIRYNVIQWVHRATRGWSYGASVIDPRTGEIIKGHVTLGSLRVRQDILIAEALAAPFVKGDEVTAHLHAMALDRIRQLSAHEIGHTLGIAHNFSASVKDRASVMDYPHPLVGMNDQGELDISKGYASGMGEWDTQVIKYGYSDFTAVDESQGLAAILAENKSKGLEFISDADARPKGGAHPTAHLWDNGGDPAAELTRVLDIRRKALARFGLNNIKTGEALSQLEEKLVPLYLFHRYQVESAVKLIGGVDYDYEVRGAQTAKGAQVVGKAQQQAALSALLDTLSPEQLMIPESVLALIPPKAYGEYKTRESIKGRTGLTLDAMALPEVAAQHTLSLLLNPQRLNRLAQQGARNHANLNSDDLLNTVYQHVFQPKAESGMATKLAQRVQFLTAYRLAELGSSDKLAPEVQAQLRYYLSQLVEQYSDDSLFGGSSKADAFDTYLADLVAQYLESGQWPQGFKALPMPPGSPI; this is encoded by the coding sequence ATGCGAAAAACACGCTTTGCACCTCACATGCTCTCGGCTTTGCTGCTGGCTATGATACCCCAAGCGCACGCTGCAATTAAGTCTATTGATGAATTTACTGACAAACTCAACCATTTCCCCGGGTTTTATGCGTTCTATAGCGACCCTGCCAGTGGCAAAATTTACCTGGATGTGGATAAACTCTCGCAGCCGTTCTTACTTCAGCATAGCCTGCCGTATGGCGTCGGATCCAACGACATAGGGTTAGACCGCGGCCAGCTGGGTAGTACTTACCTGGTGCAATTCGAGCGCTTTGGTGACAAGGTGATGTTGCGCGCACTGAATACCTATTTTCGTGCCAGTGCCGATAATTCGGCGGAGCAGCAAAGCGTCAAAGAGGCGTTTGCCTCCAGCATTTTAAATGGCTTTAAAGTGGTCGCCGAAGATGATGACAGTGTCTTGATCGATTACACCCCTTATCTGTTGTCGGATGTCCACGGTGTGTCCCGGACGCTGGCGGCGCGCAAGCAGGGCAGTTACAGCCTGGATGCCAGCCGCAGCGCCACTTATATGCCACGTTCCAAAGCCTTTATGAAAAACACCGAGCTGGAAGCGGTCCTGACCTTTAAGGGCAGCAAGCCTGGTGAGTATGTGAAGCAGGCGACGGCCAACCCTTATGCGGTGACGATCCATCAGCACCACTCGCTGATTGAGCTGCCGGATGAAAATTATCAGCCCCGCGCATTCCATCCGCAGTCAGGTTACTGGAGTATTGAGCACAAGGACTACTCGGCACCGCTGAGCGAGTCTATGTATGTGCGTTATATTCCGCGCCATCGCTTAAATAAAAAGGACCCGACTGCAAAAGTCTCTGAGCCGGTCGAGCCGATTGTGTATTACCTTGACCCGGGTGTGCCCGAGCCGGTGAAGACTGCATTACTGGATGGTGCACGCTGGTGGGATCAGGCTTTTGAAGCGGCGGGTTACAAAAATGCCTTTCAGGTCAAAGTGCTGCCGGAAAATGCTGATCCCATGGACATTCGTTACAACGTGATCCAGTGGGTTCACCGCGCGACCCGTGGCTGGTCATATGGGGCATCGGTGATAGATCCGCGTACCGGCGAGATCATTAAAGGCCATGTCACCCTGGGCTCATTGCGCGTGCGTCAGGACATCTTGATTGCCGAAGCGTTAGCTGCGCCATTTGTAAAAGGTGATGAAGTGACCGCGCATCTGCACGCCATGGCGCTGGACCGTATTCGCCAGCTCAGTGCCCACGAAATTGGCCACACGCTGGGGATTGCTCATAACTTTTCGGCGTCTGTGAAAGACCGTGCCTCCGTGATGGATTATCCGCATCCGCTGGTGGGCATGAACGATCAGGGTGAGCTGGATATCAGCAAAGGCTACGCATCAGGCATGGGGGAGTGGGATACCCAGGTGATCAAGTATGGCTACAGCGACTTTACCGCGGTGGATGAATCCCAGGGGCTGGCTGCTATTTTGGCAGAGAACAAGAGCAAAGGGCTGGAGTTTATCTCGGATGCCGATGCCCGTCCTAAAGGCGGTGCACATCCGACTGCCCACCTGTGGGATAACGGCGGTGACCCGGCAGCTGAATTAACGCGAGTGCTGGATATTCGTCGTAAAGCGCTGGCCCGTTTTGGCCTGAATAACATCAAAACCGGTGAGGCCTTATCTCAGCTGGAAGAAAAGCTGGTGCCGTTGTACTTGTTCCACCGTTATCAGGTGGAATCGGCAGTGAAACTGATCGGTGGCGTAGACTACGACTATGAAGTGCGTGGCGCGCAGACTGCCAAAGGCGCACAAGTGGTAGGTAAGGCACAGCAGCAGGCAGCACTCTCGGCTCTGCTGGATACCTTATCTCCTGAGCAACTGATGATCCCGGAATCAGTGCTGGCGTTGATCCCGCCTAAAGCCTATGGCGAGTATAAAACCCGTGAAAGCATCAAAGGGCGTACCGGTCTGACACTGGATGCGATGGCGTTGCCAGAAGTGGCGGCTCAGCATACCCTGAGTTTATTGCTGAACCCGCAGCGGCTAAATCGATTGGCGCAACAGGGGGCTCGTAATCATGCCAACCTGAATAGCGATGATCTGCTGAACACGGTTTATCAGCATGTTTTTCAGCCGAAAGCGGAGTCGGGCATGGCAACAAAACTGGCGCAGCGTGTGCAGTTTTTAACAGCCTATCGTCTGGCAGAGCTGGGTAGCAGCGATAAGCTGGCACCGGAAGTCCAGGCCCAGTTGCGTTACTACCTGAGTCAGCTGGTAGAGCAATACAGTGACGACTCTTTGTTTGGTGGCAGCAGCAAGGCCGATGCATTCGACACCTATCTGGCAGACTTAGTGGCGCAGTATCTGGAAAGTGGTCAATGGCCGCAAGGCTTTAAAGCCTTGCCGATGCCGCCAGGCTCGCCTATCTAA
- a CDS encoding GMC family oxidoreductase — protein MTHHHNDYDVVIVGAGIAGAIMAKQLGEQGKQVLILEAGTGTDGRFFDQGKEQGYESYMERFFTAMAKIPNAPYPNNPNAPQPLVTDIQKPPLDKPVSDHGYFVQYGPDPFASTYTRSEGGTTLHWLGTCLRMLPEDFELQSRFGRGRDWPISYQELQPWYEIAEQHIGVSANADVQNYHQIDNPSVQLPFEENYNYPMEQIPQSFLDQYLAKGLQGMQVNIDNQTYPIDVVATPQGRNGMPRGDYRPVGAVGNPDLGQRCAGNSNCVPICPIQAKYSALKTLEQAKQTGNVTIETQAVAYHLAVDDNTQNISKVHYKRYHSSDSAAFEDKAVTGKIVVLAAHAVENAKLLLASNVANSSDQVGRNLMDHPTMLTWGLMPCKIGAFRGPGSTSGIPSLRGGAFRADQAAFRIEIGNWGWSWPEGAPIATVPDLIDKHGLFGPALRHKIAEEYPRMFRFGFLVEQLPDPDNRVTIDDQYRDQLGNYRPVIHYKVTDYTRAGMAQAKEVSDAIFQRLGVEPFTQYKTSDPGYVQYQGKGYVYNGAGHLVGTHLMGKDPKDSVVNRDQRSWDHPNLYLVGCGNMPTIATSNPTLTMAALTFWAADNVLNALDQY, from the coding sequence ATGACACATCATCATAACGACTACGACGTCGTCATCGTCGGTGCCGGTATTGCAGGTGCCATTATGGCTAAACAACTGGGTGAACAAGGCAAACAAGTCTTGATCTTAGAAGCCGGTACAGGCACTGACGGGCGTTTCTTCGATCAGGGTAAAGAGCAGGGCTATGAATCCTACATGGAGCGCTTTTTCACAGCCATGGCCAAAATCCCAAATGCGCCCTATCCTAATAACCCCAATGCCCCTCAACCCTTAGTGACAGATATTCAGAAACCACCGCTCGATAAACCCGTTAGCGACCATGGGTATTTTGTCCAGTATGGCCCGGATCCCTTTGCCAGCACCTACACCCGCAGCGAAGGCGGCACGACTTTACACTGGCTGGGCACCTGTTTGCGTATGCTGCCCGAAGACTTTGAACTACAAAGCCGGTTCGGTCGGGGCCGGGATTGGCCAATCAGCTATCAGGAATTACAACCCTGGTACGAAATAGCAGAGCAGCATATTGGGGTCTCGGCAAATGCCGACGTGCAAAACTATCATCAAATTGACAATCCCAGTGTGCAGCTGCCATTTGAAGAAAATTACAATTACCCGATGGAGCAAATACCACAAAGTTTTCTTGATCAGTACCTCGCCAAAGGGCTTCAGGGTATGCAAGTTAACATTGATAATCAAACCTACCCCATTGATGTGGTTGCCACACCACAAGGGCGCAACGGCATGCCACGCGGGGATTATCGCCCGGTGGGAGCTGTCGGTAACCCTGACCTTGGCCAGCGCTGCGCAGGTAACTCAAACTGTGTGCCCATTTGCCCTATTCAGGCTAAATATTCTGCCTTAAAAACACTGGAACAGGCCAAACAGACCGGCAATGTGACCATAGAAACACAGGCCGTGGCCTATCACCTGGCCGTAGATGACAACACCCAGAACATCTCCAAAGTGCACTACAAGCGCTACCACTCTTCAGATTCTGCAGCTTTCGAAGATAAAGCCGTGACAGGCAAAATCGTGGTCCTCGCTGCCCATGCCGTCGAAAATGCCAAACTCCTGTTGGCTTCCAATGTTGCGAACTCCAGTGATCAGGTTGGTCGCAATCTGATGGACCATCCAACTATGCTGACCTGGGGTCTGATGCCGTGCAAAATTGGCGCATTCCGGGGACCTGGTTCGACCTCCGGGATCCCGTCGCTGCGCGGTGGCGCATTTCGTGCCGATCAAGCTGCATTTCGCATTGAGATAGGCAACTGGGGCTGGAGCTGGCCGGAAGGCGCCCCCATTGCCACAGTACCTGATCTGATCGACAAACACGGGTTGTTTGGCCCGGCGCTGCGGCACAAAATCGCAGAGGAATACCCGCGCATGTTCCGCTTTGGTTTTTTGGTCGAGCAGTTACCGGATCCTGATAACCGCGTCACCATAGACGATCAATACCGGGATCAGCTGGGCAACTATCGGCCCGTTATCCATTACAAAGTGACAGACTACACCCGCGCCGGTATGGCACAGGCCAAAGAAGTGTCGGATGCCATTTTCCAGCGGCTCGGTGTTGAACCCTTCACCCAATACAAAACCAGCGATCCGGGCTATGTGCAATATCAGGGCAAAGGCTATGTCTACAACGGTGCCGGACACCTGGTCGGGACACACCTGATGGGTAAGGACCCGAAAGACTCTGTGGTTAATCGCGACCAGCGCAGCTGGGATCACCCCAACCTCTACCTGGTTGGCTGCGGCAATATGCCCACCATTGCGACCAGTAATCCAACTTTGACCATGGCAGCATTGACCTTCTGGGCTGCTGACAACGTGTTAAACGCACTCGACCAGTATTGA
- a CDS encoding heme-binding protein, with protein sequence MTDVTPPDLSRPLLIDPAQENPPAPTTELGPLQHLVGTWTNQPLGNSGMGGTDKPFSYCLMPLPQEASYILKNFAYYEELTFSAIHGTAPNRGGLGTQVANTLFYEQRVYFADGPAKDQLVHAENGSLLFLTDRKQLLGPYGNGEKPGIGTETVPNSVPPTQNYDFIKQMSVPHGNSILASGHFQSGTGVPTIPMLSKSDVLPMGLPHDVSTDQYSTKSVGNLNPDFTLNPNQPLNNALEVSPPKKFILLEVDTAHSGIPVTNIGFEQQHANVSRYAISYWLESLDGSDNFTQLQYSQNITMEIPIQGQTVTFPHITTNTLVKKA encoded by the coding sequence ATGACTGACGTAACGCCCCCTGATCTTTCAAGACCTTTGCTGATCGACCCGGCACAGGAAAACCCGCCAGCGCCGACAACAGAGCTGGGCCCGCTACAACACCTGGTCGGCACCTGGACCAATCAACCTCTGGGTAACTCTGGTATGGGGGGAACGGACAAACCGTTTTCTTACTGCCTGATGCCTCTGCCTCAGGAAGCCAGCTATATCCTGAAAAACTTTGCTTACTATGAAGAATTAACTTTTTCAGCCATTCACGGCACAGCGCCCAACCGCGGTGGCTTAGGCACGCAAGTTGCCAACACCCTGTTTTACGAGCAGCGCGTTTACTTTGCCGATGGCCCGGCAAAAGATCAGCTGGTGCATGCCGAAAATGGCTCACTGCTGTTCCTGACCGATCGAAAACAATTGCTGGGGCCTTATGGCAACGGAGAAAAGCCGGGGATCGGAACTGAAACTGTGCCTAACAGTGTGCCACCGACGCAAAACTATGACTTTATCAAGCAAATGTCGGTACCACATGGTAACTCAATTCTGGCCAGCGGGCATTTCCAGTCAGGTACAGGTGTGCCCACCATTCCGATGCTGAGCAAAAGTGACGTGCTCCCTATGGGTCTGCCCCATGATGTCAGCACCGATCAGTACAGCACCAAAAGTGTTGGTAACCTGAACCCAGACTTTACCCTGAACCCCAATCAGCCACTGAATAATGCACTGGAAGTATCTCCACCGAAGAAATTCATTTTACTGGAAGTGGATACCGCCCACTCGGGCATCCCCGTAACTAATATTGGCTTTGAGCAACAGCATGCCAACGTCAGCCGTTATGCCATCAGCTACTGGCTCGAGTCACTCGATGGCAGTGATAATTTCACTCAGCTTCAGTACTCGCAAAATATTACCATGGAGATCCCTATTCAGGGGCAAACCGTCACCTTCCCGCACATCACTACCAATACCTTAGTCAAAAAGGCCTAA
- the argE gene encoding acetylornithine deacetylase encodes MPLPDFKTMYSELIARPSVSALDPSLNQSNRAVIELLAHWCEQLGFSTEITELHSAPGKFNLLARKCPPGMAEQAGGLMLAGHTDTVPFDDSCWNFDPFQLSEKDNRLYGLGSIDMKGFFAFVLKALEELQEVQQSAPVMILATADEEITMAGAQEIARHANLKPARCIIGEPTDMVPVYTHKGHMSSAIRITGRSGHSSDPERGLNAIEVMQQVITNLLQLKEDLKNKYSLSDFVIPYPTLNLGHIHGGDNANRICGCCELHIDLRPLPGLSITELQALLMQAVAPINERYPDSVSVIDLHDPIPAFHGTRDCALVKLAEKISGQQAVAVNYCTEAPFLQQLGCETIVMGPGSIAQAHQPDEYLAMEKIKPSQQILTELIRQQCFS; translated from the coding sequence ATGCCACTTCCCGACTTTAAAACTATGTACAGCGAGCTCATCGCCCGCCCCTCAGTCAGTGCGCTCGATCCCAGTCTTAATCAAAGTAACCGCGCAGTCATTGAGCTGCTTGCACATTGGTGTGAACAACTGGGCTTTAGTACCGAAATCACCGAGCTACACAGCGCACCCGGTAAATTCAATCTGCTCGCCCGCAAGTGCCCGCCCGGTATGGCAGAACAAGCAGGGGGGCTGATGCTGGCCGGACACACAGATACGGTGCCCTTTGACGACAGCTGCTGGAATTTTGACCCTTTCCAGCTCAGTGAAAAAGACAATCGCTTGTATGGCTTAGGCAGCATTGACATGAAGGGCTTTTTTGCCTTTGTGTTGAAAGCACTGGAGGAGCTGCAAGAAGTACAGCAAAGTGCTCCGGTGATGATCCTGGCCACCGCAGATGAAGAGATCACCATGGCAGGTGCACAAGAAATCGCGCGCCACGCAAACCTCAAACCGGCACGCTGTATTATCGGTGAACCAACCGATATGGTGCCGGTTTATACGCACAAAGGGCACATGTCTTCGGCCATTCGGATCACCGGTCGATCTGGCCATAGCTCAGATCCCGAACGAGGTCTCAATGCCATTGAAGTCATGCAGCAAGTGATTACCAATCTGTTACAACTAAAAGAAGATTTAAAGAATAAATATTCACTATCTGATTTCGTCATTCCCTACCCTACCTTGAATTTAGGTCATATTCATGGAGGTGACAATGCCAACCGCATTTGCGGCTGTTGCGAGTTACATATCGACCTGCGTCCACTGCCCGGACTCAGCATTACCGAGCTGCAGGCCTTATTAATGCAGGCTGTAGCCCCTATCAATGAGCGCTATCCAGATAGCGTGTCTGTCATAGATCTGCATGACCCCATTCCCGCATTTCATGGCACCCGGGATTGCGCACTGGTGAAGCTGGCTGAAAAAATTTCAGGTCAACAGGCCGTTGCCGTGAATTACTGTACAGAAGCGCCCTTTTTACAGCAGCTTGGATGCGAGACCATTGTCATGGGACCGGGCTCAATTGCTCAGGCACATCAGCCAGATGAATATCTCGCAATGGAAAAAATCAAACCCAGTCAGCAAATTCTGACTGAATTAATCCGCCAACAATGCTTTAGCTGA
- a CDS encoding alkaline phosphatase family protein, producing MTTRRFDHIIVIMFENQYRGYVMNNPYMRNLAAQGIELTNSFGVMHPSQTNYIASLAGELCNVTDDEVPPRLPQRTLVDLIEDSAQNLDWRAYMESYVAGWTPWKANNFTPVNSYPYVLKHDPFSSFSRILDSEARWQKIGNEAQFYQDLLNDNLPEFAWFTPNMWHDGHYLLGTKDNDLKGERAPVLVDQQADWLKSFFASINFPGPDSKLPDNTLVVVTYDEADFESDYDTSQKYKYYYDGPNQIYTVLLGDTLTPSKQHEGYNHYSLLRTIEENFSLGTLGKNDRHANYFRFLWDESLHWQRAQSVPHLEQICDLQAASLGELLYLFYTRHDQPGQLYCTSFDGHNWSSALRLQANCKDQLQLSAQDNILVLGYRDLDLRITLHTLTTNQGWQTLPAPSNESISALALQVLPDSHDLLLVYRDQQSCMLAQRYTQQTWQPKPQPLVCKPTGPFTLASLGSNTLLIYREGNSQAQACLSYNSAEFNVTDVSNSTYAGPQDNAVSHQWSTNGFGIGHFSQAPSKLTPDEPEPQEHSYQSEGSLAAATLDGVIHLFHNAPNSQQLLSACFSIPGVLTSQQAVSYDPAKADTTSNGYGTMAEAGWSEQQMLNNAHRDPGTPLCATRYQDQLWCFYLSSHDQQLRAHVAAYLSTDCRAT from the coding sequence ATGACCACAAGACGCTTCGATCACATTATCGTGATCATGTTTGAAAACCAGTATCGCGGTTATGTGATGAATAACCCTTACATGCGCAACCTCGCCGCCCAGGGCATTGAGCTGACCAACAGTTTTGGCGTGATGCACCCGTCGCAAACCAATTATATCGCCTCACTCGCGGGTGAGCTGTGCAATGTGACCGACGATGAGGTGCCACCCAGGTTGCCGCAACGCACCCTGGTGGACCTGATAGAAGATTCAGCGCAAAACCTTGACTGGCGTGCCTACATGGAAAGCTATGTGGCAGGGTGGACGCCCTGGAAAGCGAACAACTTCACGCCCGTAAACAGCTATCCGTATGTACTCAAGCACGACCCCTTTTCATCATTTTCCCGCATTCTCGACAGCGAAGCGCGCTGGCAGAAAATTGGCAATGAGGCACAGTTCTACCAGGATTTACTCAACGATAACCTGCCCGAGTTTGCCTGGTTTACACCCAACATGTGGCACGATGGGCATTATTTGCTTGGCACCAAAGACAATGACCTCAAAGGCGAACGCGCGCCCGTGCTGGTGGATCAGCAAGCAGACTGGCTGAAGTCGTTTTTTGCCTCGATTAATTTCCCCGGTCCGGATAGCAAGCTCCCCGATAACACCCTGGTGGTCGTCACCTACGACGAGGCCGATTTTGAGTCGGATTATGACACCAGCCAAAAGTACAAATATTACTACGACGGGCCGAATCAGATTTATACGGTGTTACTGGGCGATACCCTGACACCCTCAAAGCAACACGAAGGGTACAACCATTACTCTTTGTTGCGGACCATTGAAGAGAACTTTTCGCTCGGTACGCTGGGCAAGAACGACCGCCATGCTAACTATTTCCGCTTTTTGTGGGATGAATCGCTGCACTGGCAACGAGCTCAGTCCGTGCCGCACCTGGAACAGATCTGCGATTTGCAAGCCGCCAGCCTGGGTGAGCTACTTTACCTCTTCTATACACGGCATGATCAGCCCGGTCAGTTGTACTGCACCAGTTTTGACGGCCATAATTGGTCATCAGCATTGCGACTTCAGGCAAATTGCAAAGATCAACTTCAGCTCAGTGCGCAGGACAATATACTGGTGCTGGGATACCGTGATTTGGACTTACGTATTACCCTGCACACCCTAACGACCAATCAGGGCTGGCAAACCTTACCTGCTCCCAGCAATGAAAGCATATCAGCCCTGGCATTACAGGTGTTGCCAGATAGCCACGATCTGTTACTGGTGTATCGCGATCAGCAGAGTTGCATGCTAGCACAGCGTTATACCCAGCAAACGTGGCAACCTAAGCCGCAACCACTGGTGTGCAAACCCACAGGCCCATTCACTTTAGCCTCATTGGGCAGCAATACCCTGCTGATATATCGCGAAGGCAATAGTCAGGCGCAGGCCTGTCTGAGCTATAACAGTGCAGAATTTAATGTCACCGATGTGAGTAACAGCACCTATGCCGGACCACAAGACAATGCAGTGAGTCATCAGTGGTCGACCAATGGGTTTGGCATTGGTCATTTCTCCCAGGCCCCCAGCAAACTGACGCCCGATGAGCCAGAGCCACAGGAACACAGTTATCAAAGTGAAGGCAGCCTGGCCGCAGCGACGCTCGATGGCGTGATCCACTTGTTTCACAATGCCCCCAACAGCCAGCAGCTACTGAGCGCCTGCTTTTCTATTCCAGGTGTACTCACCAGTCAGCAGGCTGTCTCCTACGATCCAGCCAAAGCCGATACCACCAGCAACGGCTATGGCACCATGGCCGAAGCAGGCTGGAGTGAGCAACAGATGCTCAACAATGCCCATCGGGATCCAGGCACCCCGCTGTGCGCTACGCGCTATCAGGACCAGCTTTGGTGCTTCTATCTGAGTAGCCATGACCAGCAGCTGCGGGCCCATGTAGCCGCTTACTTATCGACAGATTGTCGCGCCACATAA
- a CDS encoding ferritin-like domain-containing protein codes for MYHKLQKRPIETLEQLHHDLQLAIELEFSTLPVYLSALYSIREGTNQCAYTVIRSVVMEEMFHLTNAANLLIATGGSPAINNPEFLPTFPTKLPDGETWFEADLQPFSPAALRNFLKIEMPADLAKADDITIGEFYVGIEKGLETLHNRYGPALFPADCHDKQIAHKYYYGGGGEITPITDLDSANFALNAIVAQGEGVPEKHWNPTQPFPLGETTGIDSGDHQLFMQPRELSHYYRFNELLLGYRYVQGDTPDSGPTGPAIPIDYRQVYPVLKNPQPENYHAFGAIARLDTEFNLTLSLLLDQLHLAFNGQPDILVAAVGTMFGLKEKAQNMMRVPLPDGSGHHAAPTWRYIPIDKRPGAC; via the coding sequence ATGTATCACAAACTACAAAAACGCCCAATAGAAACGCTCGAACAGCTGCATCATGACCTGCAACTGGCCATTGAACTGGAGTTCTCTACACTACCGGTCTACCTCAGCGCCTTATACTCCATAAGGGAAGGCACCAATCAGTGTGCCTATACCGTGATCCGCTCAGTCGTGATGGAGGAGATGTTTCACCTGACCAATGCCGCAAATCTGTTGATCGCCACCGGAGGCAGTCCGGCAATTAACAACCCAGAGTTTCTGCCCACCTTTCCAACTAAACTGCCTGACGGGGAAACCTGGTTTGAAGCAGATCTGCAACCATTCAGTCCAGCAGCACTGCGAAACTTCCTCAAAATTGAAATGCCTGCCGATCTGGCAAAAGCCGATGATATCACCATAGGCGAGTTTTATGTCGGCATTGAAAAAGGCTTAGAAACTCTGCATAACCGCTATGGTCCCGCGCTGTTCCCCGCAGATTGTCATGACAAGCAAATCGCGCATAAGTATTACTATGGTGGCGGCGGAGAGATCACACCGATCACTGATCTGGATTCAGCCAATTTTGCACTCAATGCCATCGTTGCCCAGGGTGAAGGCGTACCAGAAAAACACTGGAACCCAACCCAGCCTTTCCCGCTCGGTGAAACCACTGGCATAGACAGCGGCGACCATCAGCTCTTCATGCAACCCAGAGAGCTGTCTCATTATTATCGCTTTAATGAATTACTGCTGGGTTATCGCTATGTGCAAGGAGATACGCCCGATTCGGGACCAACAGGCCCCGCGATTCCCATTGATTATCGGCAAGTTTATCCGGTTTTGAAAAACCCTCAGCCAGAAAACTATCATGCCTTCGGGGCCATTGCCCGGCTGGATACAGAATTTAACCTGACCCTAAGCCTGCTACTGGATCAACTTCACCTTGCCTTCAATGGCCAGCCTGACATCTTGGTTGCTGCGGTAGGCACCATGTTTGGACTCAAAGAGAAAGCCCAGAATATGATGCGCGTGCCACTGCCTGATGGCAGCGGTCACCACGCAGCCCCCACCTGGCGCTACATCCCCATAGATAAACGCCCTGGAGCATGCTGA
- a CDS encoding class 1 fructose-bisphosphatase — protein MRRLPPVLIEDGCSRELVSLIRTILAACKEISFRVGQGALSGVLGSTLDENIQGETQKKLDVLSNQLLKDILLESGYVKAIASEEEEGTVAGSPDAKFIVAFDPLDGSSNTDINSLVGTIFSIMEAPEDADPADPAIFMQPGHKQIAAGYVLYGPCTTLALTTGKGTRIFTLDKTHGSFLLTEEFAKVPADTQEFAINASNQRHWQPAMQNYINDLLAGDTGPRGKNFNMRWIAAMVGDVHRVLCRGGLFTYPADTKNPEKPYKLRLMYEANPMAMLVEQAGGLAHTGEQRILDIDPEHIHQRVAVILGSKNEVEACIGYHK, from the coding sequence ATGCGTAGACTTCCACCGGTGTTAATTGAAGACGGCTGTTCCCGTGAACTGGTTTCTCTGATCCGAACCATTCTGGCTGCCTGTAAAGAAATCTCTTTCCGCGTAGGTCAGGGCGCGCTGTCAGGCGTGCTGGGCTCAACACTGGATGAAAACATTCAGGGCGAAACTCAGAAGAAACTCGACGTACTGTCTAACCAGCTACTCAAAGACATTCTGCTGGAGTCTGGCTATGTAAAAGCCATTGCCTCAGAAGAAGAAGAAGGCACGGTAGCGGGCAGCCCGGATGCCAAATTTATTGTCGCATTCGACCCGCTGGATGGTTCATCTAATACTGATATCAATTCTCTGGTAGGCACCATCTTCTCTATCATGGAAGCCCCGGAAGATGCCGATCCGGCTGATCCGGCTATCTTTATGCAGCCGGGCCACAAGCAAATAGCCGCAGGCTACGTCCTGTATGGCCCGTGCACCACGCTGGCCCTGACCACAGGTAAAGGCACGCGTATCTTCACGCTAGATAAAACCCACGGCAGCTTCCTGCTGACCGAAGAGTTTGCCAAAGTACCGGCCGACACTCAGGAGTTTGCCATCAACGCGTCAAACCAGCGTCACTGGCAACCGGCCATGCAAAACTACATCAACGACCTGCTGGCAGGCGACACAGGCCCGCGCGGTAAAAACTTCAACATGCGCTGGATTGCTGCCATGGTAGGTGATGTACACCGCGTGCTATGTCGCGGCGGCCTGTTTACTTACCCGGCAGACACTAAAAACCCGGAAAAACCGTACAAACTGCGCCTGATGTACGAAGCCAATCCGATGGCCATGCTGGTAGAGCAAGCCGGCGGTCTGGCCCATACCGGTGAGCAACGCATTCTGGATATCGACCCGGAGCATATCCACCAGCGCGTAGCCGTGATCTTAGGCTCGAAAAACGAAGTCGAAGCGTGTATTGGGTATCATAAATAA